From a region of the Sebastes umbrosus isolate fSebUmb1 chromosome 10, fSebUmb1.pri, whole genome shotgun sequence genome:
- the LOC119495343 gene encoding filensin isoform X2 encodes MYKTSYLHEVRKEKFERSDVFDEEPSDSESSAGISAIQGWESLQELNSRFARYINRARVLEQRNAVFRKQLETLQRMEEASGLEEAFTEQTDVNRQRIRELSSDHSKLERELRDACRMMDEFTSKYRNECDYQEQLRCTLEQLNKEADSSLLRNLEYQIQSQFLQDDINSTRDRHKKNLAEIQTYVNILQQINQTLPLAPNVSAGISEEKLLAQRKVPGLQSQLEEYKSALCQLQAQKHRLQTETTVLEQTIKNTQETYDDEIQMYNEQIESLRKEIEEAERSLEKFTSECRHLAMYETSLENELERYKRIIENEDNRLNSAIIGTPITLFTTNYRYTHTPTASSRGRDITQAIQDITSVKPRQKILAKKVLKKKELTPKDVMDSSQEERSGGAAGEAPDEETKGIRVQEERVKREEQRPVFTGVSPQDVPDGAQISKAFDTLCNIVRDRMRKYKKPEPIADFYTKGRYVLVTGDGSYPDPCFYSSTPSAGHIFVTIRDGMMPPYEPYGPITPSPAPPPLPPQPIVDPRPPKPPSPTPPSNGGGGGKDDDKGGKGGKGKHKKGEPQPYSIDPTPNPSPPGPKDPTQPDPKKSRDGNGPTPKPAPRGASTSSSSSSSTNTSSSSGSYTPEAMSYEKLEVVESVEKFSNDGRKVKGYEETSMVVETMIEKSSKKKH; translated from the exons ATGTACAAGACCAGCTACCTGCACGAGGTGCGCAAGGAGAAGTTTGAGCGTTCAGATGTCTTCGATGAGGAACCTTCGGACTCTGAATCCTCTGCGGGCATCTCAGCCATCCAGGGCTGGGAGAGCCTCCAGGAGCTCAACAGCCGCTTCGCTCGATACATCAACCGGGCGCGCGTCCTGGAGCAGCGCAACGCCGTGTTCCGCAAGCAGCTGGAGACGCTGCAGCGGATGGAAGAAGCCAGCGGGCTGGAGGAGGCCTTCACGGAGCAGACGGACGTCAACAGGCAGCGCATCCGGGAGCTGTCCTCTGACCACTCCAAGCTGGAGCGAGAGCTGAGGGATGCCTGCCGCATGATGGATGAATTCACCAGCAA ATATAGAAATGAATGTGATTATCAAGAACAGCTTCGGTGCACACTGGAACAATTGAACAAG GAGGCTGACAGTTCTCTGCTGAGAAACCTGGAGTACCAGATCCAATCCCAGTTCCTGCAGGATGACATCAACTCCACCAGAGATAGACACAAGAAG AACCTTGCAGAGATCCAGACCTATGTAAACATTTTACAGCAGATCAACCAGACACTTCCCCTTGCTCCCAATGTGTCAGCGGGCATCTCCGAG GAGAAGCTGCTGGCCCAGAGGAAAGTGCCAGGGCTGCAGAGTCAGCTGGAGGAATATAAGAGCGCCCTCTGTCAGCTGCAGGCCCAGAAACACCGCCTACAgactgag ACTACAGTGTTGGAGCAAACcatcaaaaacacacaggagacttATGACGACGAGATCCAGATGTACAACGAGCAAATTGAGTCTCTGCGGAAGGAGATCGAGGAAGCTGAACGGTCCCTCGAGAAGTTCACCAGTGAATGTCGCCACCTGGCCATGTACGAGACGTCCCTTGAGAACGAGCTGGAGAGGTACAAAAGGATCATCGAGAACGAAGACAACAG GTTGAATTCAGCGATAATTGGCACTCCCATTACCCTGTTCACCACTAATTACCGctacactcacacacccacTGCATCGAGCAGGGGGAGAG ATATCACCCAGGCTATCCAAGATATCACCAGCGTCAAGCCCCGCCAGAAGATCCTGGCCAAGAAGGTCCTGAAGAAGAAAGAACTGACCCCGAAAGATGTGATGGACAGCAGCCAGGAGGAGAGAAGCGGGGGAGCCGCTGGCGAGGCTCCAGATGAGGAAACGAAGGGGATTCGAGTGCAGGAGGAGAGGGTGAAGAGGGAAGAGCAGAGACCTGTGTTCACTGGAGTGTCTCCACAGGATGTCCCGGACGGAGCTCAGATCAGCAAGGCCTTTGACACTCTTTGTAACATCGTcagagacagaatgaggaagTACAAGAAGCCTGAGCCAATCGCTGACTTCTACACCAAGGGCCGTTACGTCCTCGTCACCGGCGACGGCAGCTACCCAGATCCGTGCTTCTACTCCTCCACGCCATCAGCCGGCCACATCTTCGTCACCATCAGAGATGGGATGATGCCTCCCTATGAGCCTTACGGACCCATCACACCCTCTCCTGCACCTCCACCTCTACCTCCTCAGCCCATAGTGGACCCCAGGCCTCCCAAGCCTCCCAGTCCCACCCCACCCTctaatggaggaggaggaggaaaggacgATGATAAGGGTGGGAAAGGAGGTAAAGGTAAGCATAAGAAAGGAGAGCCTCAACCTTACTCCATAGATCCGACCCCAAACCCTTCACCCCCCGGCCCCAAGGATCCCACCCAACCCGATCCCAAGAAAAGCCGGGATGGCAACGGCCCCACTCCAAAGCCTGCGCCCCGCGGTGCCAgcaccagctccagctccagttcCAGTACCAATACTAGCTCTAGCTCTGGAAGCTATACCCCAGAAGCCATGAGCTACGAGAAGCTGGAGGTGGTGGAGTCTGTGGAGAAGTTCTCCAATGATGGCCGCAAGGTTAAAGGTTACGAGGAGACGTCCATGGTGGTGGAGACCATGATCGAGAAGTCCAGCAAGAAGAAACATTGA
- the LOC119495343 gene encoding filensin isoform X1 → MYKTSYLHEVRKEKFERSDVFDEEPSDSESSAGISAIQGWESLQELNSRFARYINRARVLEQRNAVFRKQLETLQRMEEASGLEEAFTEQTDVNRQRIRELSSDHSKLERELRDACRMMDEFTSKYRNECDYQEQLRCTLEQLNKEADSSLLRNLEYQIQSQFLQDDINSTRDRHKKNLAEIQTYVNILQQINQTLPLAPNVSAGISEEQEKLLAQRKVPGLQSQLEEYKSALCQLQAQKHRLQTETTVLEQTIKNTQETYDDEIQMYNEQIESLRKEIEEAERSLEKFTSECRHLAMYETSLENELERYKRIIENEDNRLNSAIIGTPITLFTTNYRYTHTPTASSRGRDITQAIQDITSVKPRQKILAKKVLKKKELTPKDVMDSSQEERSGGAAGEAPDEETKGIRVQEERVKREEQRPVFTGVSPQDVPDGAQISKAFDTLCNIVRDRMRKYKKPEPIADFYTKGRYVLVTGDGSYPDPCFYSSTPSAGHIFVTIRDGMMPPYEPYGPITPSPAPPPLPPQPIVDPRPPKPPSPTPPSNGGGGGKDDDKGGKGGKGKHKKGEPQPYSIDPTPNPSPPGPKDPTQPDPKKSRDGNGPTPKPAPRGASTSSSSSSSTNTSSSSGSYTPEAMSYEKLEVVESVEKFSNDGRKVKGYEETSMVVETMIEKSSKKKH, encoded by the exons ATGTACAAGACCAGCTACCTGCACGAGGTGCGCAAGGAGAAGTTTGAGCGTTCAGATGTCTTCGATGAGGAACCTTCGGACTCTGAATCCTCTGCGGGCATCTCAGCCATCCAGGGCTGGGAGAGCCTCCAGGAGCTCAACAGCCGCTTCGCTCGATACATCAACCGGGCGCGCGTCCTGGAGCAGCGCAACGCCGTGTTCCGCAAGCAGCTGGAGACGCTGCAGCGGATGGAAGAAGCCAGCGGGCTGGAGGAGGCCTTCACGGAGCAGACGGACGTCAACAGGCAGCGCATCCGGGAGCTGTCCTCTGACCACTCCAAGCTGGAGCGAGAGCTGAGGGATGCCTGCCGCATGATGGATGAATTCACCAGCAA ATATAGAAATGAATGTGATTATCAAGAACAGCTTCGGTGCACACTGGAACAATTGAACAAG GAGGCTGACAGTTCTCTGCTGAGAAACCTGGAGTACCAGATCCAATCCCAGTTCCTGCAGGATGACATCAACTCCACCAGAGATAGACACAAGAAG AACCTTGCAGAGATCCAGACCTATGTAAACATTTTACAGCAGATCAACCAGACACTTCCCCTTGCTCCCAATGTGTCAGCGGGCATCTCCGAG GAACAGGAGAAGCTGCTGGCCCAGAGGAAAGTGCCAGGGCTGCAGAGTCAGCTGGAGGAATATAAGAGCGCCCTCTGTCAGCTGCAGGCCCAGAAACACCGCCTACAgactgag ACTACAGTGTTGGAGCAAACcatcaaaaacacacaggagacttATGACGACGAGATCCAGATGTACAACGAGCAAATTGAGTCTCTGCGGAAGGAGATCGAGGAAGCTGAACGGTCCCTCGAGAAGTTCACCAGTGAATGTCGCCACCTGGCCATGTACGAGACGTCCCTTGAGAACGAGCTGGAGAGGTACAAAAGGATCATCGAGAACGAAGACAACAG GTTGAATTCAGCGATAATTGGCACTCCCATTACCCTGTTCACCACTAATTACCGctacactcacacacccacTGCATCGAGCAGGGGGAGAG ATATCACCCAGGCTATCCAAGATATCACCAGCGTCAAGCCCCGCCAGAAGATCCTGGCCAAGAAGGTCCTGAAGAAGAAAGAACTGACCCCGAAAGATGTGATGGACAGCAGCCAGGAGGAGAGAAGCGGGGGAGCCGCTGGCGAGGCTCCAGATGAGGAAACGAAGGGGATTCGAGTGCAGGAGGAGAGGGTGAAGAGGGAAGAGCAGAGACCTGTGTTCACTGGAGTGTCTCCACAGGATGTCCCGGACGGAGCTCAGATCAGCAAGGCCTTTGACACTCTTTGTAACATCGTcagagacagaatgaggaagTACAAGAAGCCTGAGCCAATCGCTGACTTCTACACCAAGGGCCGTTACGTCCTCGTCACCGGCGACGGCAGCTACCCAGATCCGTGCTTCTACTCCTCCACGCCATCAGCCGGCCACATCTTCGTCACCATCAGAGATGGGATGATGCCTCCCTATGAGCCTTACGGACCCATCACACCCTCTCCTGCACCTCCACCTCTACCTCCTCAGCCCATAGTGGACCCCAGGCCTCCCAAGCCTCCCAGTCCCACCCCACCCTctaatggaggaggaggaggaaaggacgATGATAAGGGTGGGAAAGGAGGTAAAGGTAAGCATAAGAAAGGAGAGCCTCAACCTTACTCCATAGATCCGACCCCAAACCCTTCACCCCCCGGCCCCAAGGATCCCACCCAACCCGATCCCAAGAAAAGCCGGGATGGCAACGGCCCCACTCCAAAGCCTGCGCCCCGCGGTGCCAgcaccagctccagctccagttcCAGTACCAATACTAGCTCTAGCTCTGGAAGCTATACCCCAGAAGCCATGAGCTACGAGAAGCTGGAGGTGGTGGAGTCTGTGGAGAAGTTCTCCAATGATGGCCGCAAGGTTAAAGGTTACGAGGAGACGTCCATGGTGGTGGAGACCATGATCGAGAAGTCCAGCAAGAAGAAACATTGA